A section of the Burkholderia mallei ATCC 23344 genome encodes:
- the rsmD gene encoding 16S rRNA (guanine(966)-N(2))-methyltransferase RsmD, with product MSRSSPARPQAQRAPAAGRGKPHTIRIIGGDWKRTPLPVLDLDGLRPTPDRVRETLFNWLGQALEGRRCLDLFAGSGALGFEAASRGAASVVMVERHPRAAQQLRALKDKLAARAIEIAEADALRIAAGLAPRSFDVVFVDPPFGDAAAFARALDLAPNLVAPGGFLYVETGAPLDPSAHASLAGWQVARRGKAGAVHYHLLQRENDE from the coding sequence ATGTCCCGTTCCTCTCCGGCGCGGCCGCAGGCGCAGCGAGCCCCGGCCGCCGGCCGCGGCAAGCCGCACACGATCCGCATCATCGGCGGCGACTGGAAGCGCACGCCGCTTCCGGTGCTCGATCTGGACGGCTTGCGCCCGACCCCCGATCGCGTGCGCGAGACGCTCTTCAACTGGCTCGGCCAGGCTCTCGAAGGGCGGCGCTGCCTCGATCTGTTCGCGGGCAGCGGCGCGCTCGGCTTCGAGGCGGCGTCGCGCGGCGCGGCGAGCGTCGTGATGGTCGAGCGCCATCCGCGCGCCGCGCAGCAACTGCGCGCGCTGAAGGACAAGCTCGCCGCCCGCGCGATCGAGATCGCGGAAGCCGATGCGCTGCGCATCGCGGCGGGCCTCGCGCCGCGCTCGTTCGACGTCGTGTTCGTCGACCCGCCGTTCGGCGACGCGGCCGCGTTCGCGCGCGCGCTCGATCTCGCGCCGAATCTCGTCGCGCCGGGCGGTTTTCTGTACGTCGAGACGGGCGCCCCGCTCGATCCGTCCGCGCACGCGTCGCTCGCCGGCTGGCAGGTGGCGCGGCGCGGCAAGGCGGGCGCCGTCCACTATCATTTGCTGCAACGCGAAAATGATGAATAA
- a CDS encoding nitrite reductase (NAD(P)H) small subunit: MSATQPEWIAVCRLDDIPPLGARVLTREAGMPIALFRTASDAVFALLDRCPHKGGPLSQGIVHGEQVTCPLHGFNVAFSSGCALPPDEGCTSVFSVKRDGDTVLLERTELATLGVDDAAQPAALASPGAAA; this comes from the coding sequence ATGTCCGCCACCCAACCCGAATGGATCGCCGTCTGCCGACTGGACGACATCCCGCCGCTCGGCGCACGCGTCCTCACGCGCGAGGCCGGCATGCCGATCGCCCTCTTTCGCACCGCGAGCGACGCGGTGTTCGCGCTCCTCGACCGCTGCCCGCACAAGGGCGGCCCGCTGTCGCAGGGGATCGTTCACGGCGAGCAGGTCACGTGTCCGCTGCACGGCTTCAATGTCGCGTTCTCGAGCGGCTGCGCGCTGCCGCCCGACGAAGGCTGCACGAGCGTCTTCAGCGTGAAGCGCGACGGCGACACGGTGCTGCTCGAGCGCACCGAGCTCGCGACGCTCGGCGTCGACGACGCGGCGCAGCCGGCTGCGCTCGCATCGCCGGGCGCAGCCGCATGA
- the ybiB gene encoding DNA-binding protein YbiB — MTDSDAHATEPPDHFPCARLIKEIGRGPNGARALPYDDAFALYRAMLDGHVSDVELGAVLIAYRLKGETADELAAMLAAAHASFEPLHVQDAMFRTVSIPSYNGARRQPNLVPLLALLLAREGVPVLVHGVTEDPGRVTSAEIFAELTIAPGSTHDEIEDTLAERRAAFAPIEVLAPKLARLLALRRVLGVRNSTHTIVKLLQPFEPAGLRLVNYTHPPYRDSLVELFRGHPAAAAGGALLARGTEGEAVADTRRQVQVDWLHDGHCETIVEPARASSDAPPVELPASRDAATTAAWTDSVMRGEIPVPDAIAMQVDTIVRLARLA, encoded by the coding sequence ATGACCGACTCCGACGCCCACGCTACCGAACCGCCCGACCACTTTCCGTGCGCCCGCCTGATCAAGGAAATCGGGCGCGGACCGAATGGCGCGCGCGCACTGCCGTACGACGACGCGTTCGCGCTGTACCGCGCGATGCTCGACGGACATGTGTCCGACGTCGAGCTGGGCGCGGTGCTGATCGCCTATCGGCTCAAGGGCGAGACGGCCGACGAGCTGGCGGCGATGCTCGCCGCCGCGCACGCGTCGTTCGAGCCGCTGCATGTGCAGGACGCGATGTTCCGCACCGTCTCGATTCCAAGCTACAACGGCGCGCGCAGGCAGCCGAACCTCGTGCCGCTCCTCGCGCTGCTGCTCGCGCGCGAAGGCGTGCCGGTGCTCGTGCACGGCGTGACGGAGGACCCCGGCCGCGTGACGAGCGCGGAGATCTTCGCCGAGCTGACGATCGCGCCCGGCAGCACGCACGACGAGATCGAGGATACGCTCGCCGAGCGCCGCGCCGCGTTCGCGCCGATCGAGGTGCTCGCGCCGAAGCTCGCGCGGCTGCTCGCGCTGCGGCGGGTGCTCGGCGTGCGCAATTCGACGCACACGATCGTCAAGCTGCTGCAGCCGTTCGAGCCCGCCGGCCTGCGGCTCGTCAACTATACGCACCCGCCGTATCGCGACAGCCTCGTCGAGCTGTTTCGCGGCCATCCGGCGGCCGCGGCGGGCGGCGCGCTGCTCGCGCGCGGCACCGAAGGCGAGGCGGTGGCCGACACCCGCCGCCAGGTGCAGGTGGACTGGCTGCACGACGGGCATTGCGAGACGATCGTCGAGCCGGCGCGCGCATCGTCGGACGCGCCGCCCGTCGAGCTGCCCGCGTCGCGCGACGCCGCGACGACGGCCGCCTGGACCGATTCCGTGATGCGCGGCGAAATTCCGGTTCCGGACGCGATCGCGATGCAGGTCGACACGATCGTGCGGCTCGCGCGGCTCGCATGA
- the ftsY gene encoding signal recognition particle-docking protein FtsY: MFSFFKRFKKAPDAAPAEPQQAPDAPRDASRAPASPDAARVDAPAAPQPRDERSENHDRPEHDETPTAEHSRSGAQPAARATPPASAAASEAPVGQPRAAAARASEPAPSVVMTVTPSSNGRHGVVETVEIVPPPAPEPAAKKSWIARLKSGLAKTSSSITNVFVNTKIDDALYEELETALLMSDAGIDATEHLLDALREKVRAGRLTDPQQVKDALRGLLVELLAPLEKSFVLGRAQPLVMMIAGVNGAGKTTSIGKLAKHLQSFDQSVLLAAGDTFRAAAREQLAIWGERNNVTVVQQESGDPAAVIFDAVSAARARNIDVMMADTAGRLPTQLHLMEELRKVKRVIGKAHDGAPHEVLLVIDANTGQNALAQVKAFDDALGLTGLIVTKLDGTAKGGILAAIARQRPIPVYFIGIGEKVEDLQPFSAEEFADALLG, translated from the coding sequence ATGTTCAGTTTCTTCAAACGATTCAAGAAAGCGCCCGATGCCGCCCCGGCCGAGCCGCAGCAAGCGCCCGACGCGCCGCGGGACGCTTCCCGCGCACCGGCATCGCCCGACGCCGCGCGAGTCGACGCGCCGGCCGCGCCGCAGCCGCGCGACGAGCGCAGCGAAAACCACGATCGCCCCGAGCACGACGAAACGCCGACCGCCGAGCATTCCCGTTCCGGCGCGCAGCCCGCCGCGCGCGCGACGCCGCCCGCGTCCGCCGCCGCGTCGGAAGCGCCGGTCGGGCAGCCGCGCGCCGCCGCCGCGCGCGCAAGCGAGCCCGCGCCGTCGGTCGTGATGACGGTCACGCCGTCGTCGAACGGCCGCCACGGCGTCGTCGAGACGGTCGAGATCGTGCCGCCGCCCGCGCCCGAGCCGGCCGCGAAGAAATCGTGGATCGCGCGGCTGAAGTCCGGCCTCGCGAAGACGAGCTCGAGCATCACGAACGTATTCGTCAACACGAAAATCGACGACGCGCTCTACGAGGAGCTCGAGACGGCGCTGCTGATGTCCGACGCCGGCATCGACGCGACCGAGCATCTGCTCGACGCGCTGCGCGAAAAGGTGCGCGCGGGCCGCCTCACCGATCCGCAGCAGGTGAAGGACGCGCTGCGCGGGCTGCTCGTCGAGCTGCTGGCGCCGCTCGAGAAGTCGTTCGTGCTCGGCCGCGCGCAGCCGCTCGTGATGATGATCGCGGGCGTGAACGGCGCCGGCAAGACGACGAGCATCGGCAAGCTCGCGAAGCATCTGCAGAGCTTCGATCAATCGGTGCTGCTCGCCGCGGGCGACACGTTTCGCGCCGCCGCACGCGAGCAGCTCGCGATCTGGGGCGAACGCAACAACGTGACCGTCGTCCAGCAGGAAAGCGGCGACCCCGCCGCGGTGATCTTCGATGCGGTCAGCGCCGCGCGCGCGCGCAACATCGACGTGATGATGGCCGACACCGCAGGCCGCCTGCCGACGCAGCTGCATCTGATGGAAGAGCTCCGGAAGGTGAAGCGCGTGATCGGCAAGGCGCACGACGGCGCGCCGCACGAGGTGCTGCTCGTGATCGACGCGAACACCGGCCAGAACGCGCTCGCGCAGGTAAAGGCGTTCGACGACGCGCTCGGCCTCACGGGCCTCATCGTCACGAAGCTCGACGGCACCGCGAAGGGCGGCATCCTCGCCGCGATCGCGCGCCAGCGGCCGATTCCGGTGTACTTCATCGGCATCGGCGAGAAGGTCGAGGATCTGCAGCCGTTCAGCGCGGAGGAATTCGCGGACGCGCTGCTCGGCTAG
- a CDS encoding GNAT family N-acetyltransferase: MQQIAVLLDGMIKKNAYLPRRIGGTMRVDEQPGYAIVDSGLPTDTFNLVIGKAHGQPDAAAIARIAARFNDAGLPAAWWTCRDLTDAAFARALGEAGFVADETSVGMLAELDALPPVAPPPGFGVRQINAQHDVAHFGTLIGALFDPPDAFVDAFYARVAALDFDVAEPLKLFVGELDGRPVSTTALYVDADTAHVFDVSTSAGQRKRGLASAIMHSALVHARERLGATRAALQASPDGLNVYRRLGFRAVCEFQVYSNRAAVSPRGELGGAR, from the coding sequence ATGCAGCAGATCGCCGTCCTGCTCGACGGCATGATCAAGAAGAACGCGTACTTGCCACGCCGCATCGGCGGAACGATGCGCGTGGACGAACAACCGGGCTATGCGATCGTCGACAGCGGCCTGCCGACCGACACGTTCAACCTCGTGATCGGCAAGGCGCACGGGCAGCCGGACGCGGCTGCGATCGCGCGCATCGCAGCCCGCTTCAACGACGCCGGGCTGCCGGCCGCCTGGTGGACGTGCCGCGACCTCACCGACGCCGCGTTCGCGCGCGCGCTCGGCGAAGCCGGCTTCGTCGCGGACGAAACGAGCGTCGGCATGCTGGCCGAGCTGGACGCGCTGCCGCCCGTCGCCCCGCCGCCCGGCTTCGGCGTGCGGCAGATCAACGCACAGCACGACGTCGCGCATTTCGGCACGCTGATCGGCGCGCTGTTCGATCCGCCTGACGCATTCGTCGATGCGTTCTACGCGCGCGTCGCCGCGCTCGATTTCGACGTCGCCGAGCCGCTCAAGCTGTTTGTCGGCGAACTCGACGGCCGCCCGGTGAGCACGACCGCGCTGTACGTCGACGCGGACACCGCGCATGTGTTCGACGTCAGCACGTCGGCCGGGCAACGCAAGCGAGGCCTCGCGTCGGCGATCATGCACAGCGCGCTCGTGCACGCGAGAGAGCGCCTCGGCGCCACGCGCGCGGCGCTGCAGGCGTCGCCGGACGGCCTGAACGTCTATCGGCGGCTCGGTTTCCGCGCGGTCTGCGAGTTCCAGGTGTACTCGAACCGCGCGGCGGTATCGCCGCGCGGCGAGCTCGGCGGCGCGCGCTGA
- the coaD gene encoding pantetheine-phosphate adenylyltransferase, protein MVVAVYPGTFDPLTRGHEDLVRRASSIFDTLVVGVADSRAKKPFFSLEERLKIANEVLGHYPNVKVMGFTGLLKDFVRANDARVIVRGLRAVSDFEYEFQMAGMNRYLLPDVETMFMTPSDQYQFISGTIVREIAQLGGDVSKFVFPSVEKWLTEKVAAMAQGPSA, encoded by the coding sequence ATGGTAGTCGCCGTGTACCCGGGTACGTTCGATCCGCTGACGCGAGGCCACGAGGATCTCGTGCGGCGAGCATCGAGCATTTTTGATACGCTGGTTGTCGGTGTCGCCGACAGCCGCGCGAAGAAGCCGTTCTTCTCGCTCGAGGAACGTCTGAAGATTGCGAACGAGGTGCTGGGCCATTACCCGAACGTGAAGGTGATGGGCTTCACGGGCCTCTTGAAGGATTTCGTGCGCGCGAACGACGCGCGCGTGATCGTGCGCGGCCTGCGCGCGGTGTCGGATTTCGAGTACGAGTTCCAGATGGCGGGGATGAACCGCTATCTGTTGCCCGACGTCGAGACGATGTTCATGACGCCGTCCGACCAGTACCAGTTCATCTCGGGCACGATCGTGCGCGAGATCGCGCAACTGGGCGGCGACGTCAGCAAGTTCGTGTTCCCGTCGGTCGAGAAATGGCTGACGGAGAAGGTGGCCGCGATGGCCCAGGGGCCGTCCGCGTAA
- the nirB gene encoding nitrite reductase large subunit NirB, with the protein MRKMKLVMVGNGMAGVRTLEELFKLAPDLYDVTVFGAEPHPNYNRILLSPVLAGEQTLEQIVLNDYAWYASHGVTLHVGKKIVKIDRVKRVVIADDGTEAAYDRLLLATGSNPFMLPVPGAQLDGVLGYRDIADTQAMIDAAARHTHAVVIGGGLLGLEAANGLKLRGMDVTVVHLAPTLLERQLDAKAGDLLRASLEARGLTFLMPKQTQALVGDEHGRVRAVHFKDGGECKADLVVMAVGIRPNTALAESAGLYCNRGLVVNDTMQTYDPRIYAVGECVSHRGIAYGLVAPLFEQAKVAANHLAQFGIGRYTGSVTSTKLKVTGIDLFSAGDFLGGDDTEDITLSDPIAGVYKKLVIKDDRIVGACLYGDTADGAWYFKLLREGRNIADIRETLMFGETSLGDTGHSGATRAMTMADDAEVCGCNGVCKGTIVSAIKEKGLFTLDDVRKHTKASASCGSCTGLVEQILMSTLGGDYSASPKAKPVCGCTDHTHAEVRAAIREHKLLSVPEAMRFLEWRTPNGCSSCRPALNYYCISTWPHDAKDDPQSRFINERAHANIQKDGTYSVVPRMWGGVTSADELRRIADVVDKYAIPTVKVTGGQRIDLLGVKKEDLPGVWRDLGMPSGHAYAKALRTVKTCVGSEWCRFGTQDSTLMGQQLERALWRMYAPHKVKLAVSGCPRNCAESGIKDVGVIGVDSGWEIYVGGNGGIKTEVAQFFCKVKTHEEVLEYAGAFLQLYREEGWYLERTVHYLERVGLDHVKARVLDDAENRRALWDRLQFALKDEPDPWHDTQDAKVDLRQFIPIAVAPADA; encoded by the coding sequence ATGCGGAAAATGAAGCTGGTGATGGTCGGCAACGGCATGGCCGGAGTGCGCACGCTCGAAGAATTGTTCAAGCTCGCGCCCGATTTGTACGACGTGACGGTATTCGGCGCCGAACCGCATCCGAACTACAACCGGATCCTGCTGTCGCCCGTGCTCGCCGGCGAGCAGACGCTCGAGCAGATCGTCCTCAACGATTACGCATGGTACGCATCGCACGGCGTCACGCTCCACGTCGGCAAGAAGATCGTGAAGATCGATCGCGTGAAGCGCGTCGTGATCGCCGACGACGGCACCGAGGCCGCATACGACCGGCTGCTGCTCGCGACCGGCTCGAACCCGTTCATGCTGCCCGTTCCGGGCGCGCAGCTCGACGGCGTGCTCGGCTATCGCGACATCGCGGACACGCAGGCGATGATCGACGCCGCCGCGCGGCACACGCACGCGGTCGTGATCGGCGGCGGCCTGCTCGGCCTCGAGGCGGCGAACGGCCTGAAGCTGCGCGGCATGGACGTGACGGTCGTGCACCTCGCGCCGACGCTGCTCGAGCGCCAGCTCGACGCGAAGGCGGGCGACCTGTTGCGTGCGTCGCTGGAGGCGCGCGGGCTGACGTTTCTGATGCCGAAGCAAACGCAGGCGCTCGTCGGCGACGAGCACGGCCGCGTGCGCGCGGTGCACTTCAAGGACGGCGGCGAATGCAAGGCCGACCTCGTCGTGATGGCGGTCGGCATTCGCCCGAACACGGCGCTCGCCGAAAGCGCGGGCCTCTATTGCAATCGCGGGCTCGTCGTCAACGACACGATGCAGACCTACGATCCGCGCATCTACGCAGTCGGCGAATGCGTGAGCCACCGCGGTATCGCGTACGGCCTCGTCGCGCCGCTGTTCGAACAGGCGAAAGTCGCGGCGAACCATCTCGCGCAGTTCGGCATCGGCCGCTACACGGGCTCGGTGACGTCGACGAAGCTCAAGGTCACGGGCATCGACCTGTTCTCCGCGGGCGACTTCCTCGGCGGCGACGATACCGAAGACATCACGCTGTCCGATCCGATCGCGGGCGTCTACAAGAAGCTCGTGATCAAGGACGACAGGATCGTCGGCGCGTGCCTGTACGGCGACACGGCCGACGGCGCGTGGTATTTCAAGCTGCTGCGCGAAGGCCGCAACATCGCGGACATCCGCGAGACGCTGATGTTCGGCGAGACGAGCCTCGGCGACACCGGCCACAGCGGCGCGACGCGCGCGATGACGATGGCCGACGACGCCGAGGTGTGCGGCTGCAACGGCGTGTGCAAGGGCACGATCGTATCGGCGATCAAGGAAAAAGGCCTCTTCACGCTCGACGACGTGCGCAAGCACACGAAGGCGTCGGCGTCGTGCGGCTCGTGCACCGGCCTCGTCGAGCAGATCCTGATGTCGACGCTCGGCGGCGACTATTCGGCGTCGCCGAAGGCGAAGCCCGTATGCGGCTGCACCGATCATACGCATGCCGAAGTGCGCGCGGCGATTCGCGAGCACAAGCTGCTGTCGGTGCCGGAGGCGATGCGCTTTCTCGAATGGCGCACGCCGAACGGCTGCTCGAGCTGCCGCCCGGCGCTCAACTACTACTGCATCAGCACGTGGCCGCACGACGCGAAGGACGATCCGCAGTCGCGCTTCATCAACGAGCGCGCGCACGCGAACATCCAGAAGGACGGCACGTATTCGGTCGTGCCGCGGATGTGGGGCGGCGTGACGAGCGCCGACGAGTTGCGCCGCATCGCCGACGTCGTCGACAAGTACGCGATCCCGACCGTCAAGGTGACGGGCGGCCAGCGCATCGATCTGCTCGGCGTGAAGAAGGAGGACCTGCCCGGCGTGTGGCGCGACCTCGGCATGCCGAGCGGCCACGCGTACGCGAAGGCGCTGCGCACGGTGAAGACCTGCGTCGGCTCCGAATGGTGCCGCTTCGGCACGCAGGATTCGACGCTGATGGGCCAGCAGCTCGAACGCGCGCTGTGGCGGATGTACGCGCCGCACAAGGTGAAGCTCGCGGTGTCCGGCTGCCCGCGCAACTGCGCGGAATCGGGGATCAAGGACGTCGGCGTGATCGGCGTCGATTCGGGCTGGGAGATCTACGTCGGCGGCAACGGCGGCATCAAGACCGAAGTCGCGCAATTCTTCTGCAAGGTGAAGACGCACGAGGAGGTGCTCGAATATGCGGGCGCGTTCCTGCAGCTGTATCGCGAGGAAGGCTGGTATCTCGAGCGCACCGTGCACTATCTCGAGCGCGTCGGCCTCGACCACGTGAAGGCGCGCGTGCTCGACGACGCCGAAAACCGCCGCGCGCTGTGGGACAGGCTGCAGTTCGCGCTGAAGGACGAGCCGGACCCGTGGCACGACACGCAGGACGCGAAGGTCGATCTGCGCCAGTTCATCCCGATCGCCGTCGCGCCCGCCGATGCGTGA
- a CDS encoding nitrate reductase, with protein sequence MTVDTLAQPIAPSTPGAVRETRSTCCYCGVGCGVVIETRRDANGRDTIVGVRGDPDHPANFGRLCSKGSTLHLTATPERYAQTRATHPELRASRDATRTRVSWDDALEHVAQRLARTVERHGPDSVGFYISGQLLTEDYYVFNKLAKGLVGTNNIDSNSRLCMSSAVVGYKKTLGADAPPCSYEDLDHALTVLIAGANPAYAHPILYRRLEAARARNPQMKVIVADPRRTDSASDATLHLALQPGTDTMLFNAMLHVLIWDGALDSAFIAAHTHGFDALRDAVRDATPAAAAQVCGLRADDIVQAARWFGAGPSLSLYCQGLNQSSSGTAKNVALINLHLATGQIGKPGAGPFSLTGQPNAMGGREVGGMATLASAHRDLANPAERAEIARLWGVPDLPAKPGLTAVEMFERLAEGALKAIWIVCTNPAHSIPSQALARAGLERAEFVVLQDAYAHTGTAPYADVLLPAATWGEKEGTVTNSERRISRVRAATQPYGDARADWRIAADVGHRLEARLAPGRPTLFPYEDAEAIWNEHRATTLGRDCDIGGLSWPLLARDGPQQWPFPAGATQGLARLYTDGRFPSADGRARFVPTPYQPVAEAVDARYRFALTTGRLRDQWHGGSRTGSVAKLFAHAPQPCVELNPGDCARLGLGAHDFVHLTSRRGSALMPARADDAVAPGQAFAPMHWGDEYVSGVAGNRAAMGINALTTPARDPHSQQPELKHAAIKLLKADLPWRWLIAARVPPGELLARQRAARAFFARFPYASCVPFGTDAYAGLAWRAAAYEPAPAELQREIEALFELPAQAADVMSYGDARRGTGRRVRIVDGALVAFSVAGAAGATEDSAAVLRDYVDTGASVGALGRLLLFAGRVPLQTAPARGRTICNCVGVSEREIGAVLAADAPSAAPIERLANLQERLKCGTQCGSCIPELRRLIAETATAAAPPPR encoded by the coding sequence ATGACGGTCGACACGCTCGCGCAGCCCATCGCGCCCTCCACGCCCGGCGCCGTGCGCGAAACGCGCTCGACGTGCTGCTATTGCGGCGTCGGCTGCGGCGTCGTGATCGAAACCCGGCGCGACGCGAACGGCCGCGACACGATCGTCGGCGTGCGCGGCGACCCCGACCATCCGGCGAACTTCGGACGCCTGTGCTCAAAAGGCAGCACGCTGCATCTGACGGCCACGCCCGAACGCTACGCGCAGACGCGCGCGACGCATCCGGAGCTGCGCGCATCGCGCGACGCGACGCGCACGCGCGTGTCGTGGGACGACGCGCTCGAGCACGTCGCGCAGCGCCTCGCGCGCACCGTCGAGCGGCACGGCCCCGACTCGGTCGGCTTCTACATCTCCGGCCAACTGCTGACCGAGGACTACTACGTCTTCAACAAGCTCGCGAAGGGGCTCGTCGGCACGAACAATATCGATTCGAACTCGCGGCTCTGCATGAGCTCGGCCGTCGTCGGCTACAAGAAGACGCTCGGCGCCGACGCGCCGCCGTGCAGCTACGAGGATCTCGATCACGCGCTCACCGTGCTGATCGCGGGCGCGAATCCCGCGTACGCGCACCCGATCCTGTACCGGCGCCTCGAGGCGGCGCGCGCGCGCAATCCGCAGATGAAGGTGATCGTCGCCGATCCGCGCCGCACCGATTCGGCGAGCGACGCGACGCTGCATCTCGCGCTGCAGCCCGGCACCGACACGATGCTGTTCAACGCGATGCTGCACGTGCTGATCTGGGACGGCGCGCTCGATTCCGCGTTCATCGCCGCGCACACGCACGGCTTCGACGCGCTGCGCGACGCGGTGCGCGACGCGACGCCGGCCGCGGCCGCGCAGGTATGCGGGCTGCGCGCGGACGACATCGTGCAGGCCGCGCGCTGGTTCGGCGCGGGGCCGTCGCTGTCGCTGTACTGCCAGGGGCTCAATCAATCGTCGAGCGGCACGGCGAAGAACGTCGCGCTGATCAACCTGCATCTCGCGACCGGCCAGATCGGCAAGCCCGGCGCGGGGCCGTTCTCGCTGACGGGCCAGCCGAACGCGATGGGCGGCCGCGAAGTGGGCGGCATGGCGACGCTCGCGTCCGCGCATCGCGATCTCGCCAACCCGGCCGAGCGCGCGGAAATCGCGCGCCTCTGGGGCGTGCCCGATCTGCCGGCGAAACCGGGCCTGACCGCGGTCGAAATGTTCGAGCGGCTCGCCGAGGGCGCGCTGAAGGCAATCTGGATCGTCTGCACGAACCCCGCGCATTCGATCCCGAGCCAGGCGCTCGCGCGCGCGGGGCTCGAGCGCGCGGAATTTGTCGTGCTCCAGGATGCATACGCGCACACGGGCACCGCGCCGTACGCGGACGTGCTGCTGCCCGCGGCGACGTGGGGCGAGAAGGAAGGCACGGTGACGAACTCCGAGCGGCGCATCTCGCGCGTGCGCGCGGCGACGCAGCCGTACGGCGACGCGCGCGCCGACTGGCGCATCGCGGCGGATGTCGGCCACCGGCTCGAGGCGCGGCTCGCGCCCGGCCGCCCGACGCTCTTTCCGTACGAAGACGCCGAAGCGATATGGAACGAGCACCGCGCGACGACGCTCGGCCGCGACTGCGACATCGGCGGGCTGTCGTGGCCGCTCCTCGCACGCGACGGCCCGCAGCAATGGCCGTTTCCGGCGGGCGCCACGCAGGGTCTCGCGCGCCTGTACACCGACGGGCGCTTTCCGAGCGCCGACGGCCGCGCGCGCTTCGTGCCGACGCCGTATCAGCCGGTCGCCGAGGCCGTCGACGCGCGCTACCGCTTCGCGCTCACGACGGGCCGCCTGCGCGACCAGTGGCACGGCGGCAGCCGCACAGGCTCGGTCGCGAAGCTGTTCGCGCACGCGCCGCAGCCGTGCGTCGAGCTCAATCCCGGCGATTGCGCGCGGCTCGGGCTCGGCGCGCACGATTTCGTCCATCTGACCTCGCGGCGCGGCAGTGCGCTCATGCCCGCGCGCGCCGACGACGCGGTCGCGCCCGGCCAGGCGTTCGCGCCGATGCACTGGGGCGACGAATACGTCTCGGGTGTCGCGGGCAACCGCGCGGCGATGGGCATCAACGCGCTGACGACGCCGGCGCGCGACCCGCACTCGCAGCAGCCCGAGCTCAAGCACGCGGCGATCAAGCTGCTGAAGGCCGATCTGCCGTGGCGCTGGCTGATCGCCGCGCGCGTGCCGCCGGGCGAGTTGCTCGCGCGCCAGCGGGCCGCGCGCGCATTCTTCGCGCGCTTTCCGTACGCGAGCTGCGTGCCGTTCGGCACCGATGCGTACGCGGGGCTCGCGTGGCGCGCCGCCGCGTACGAGCCCGCGCCGGCCGAGCTGCAGCGCGAGATCGAGGCGCTCTTCGAACTGCCCGCGCAGGCGGCCGACGTGATGAGCTACGGCGACGCGCGGCGCGGCACCGGCCGGCGCGTGCGGATCGTCGACGGCGCGCTCGTCGCGTTCTCCGTCGCCGGCGCGGCGGGCGCGACCGAGGACAGCGCAGCCGTGCTGCGCGACTATGTCGACACCGGCGCGAGCGTCGGCGCGCTCGGCCGCCTGCTGCTGTTCGCCGGCCGCGTGCCGCTGCAGACGGCGCCCGCGCGCGGCCGCACGATCTGCAACTGCGTCGGCGTGAGCGAGCGCGAGATCGGTGCGGTGCTGGCGGCCGACGCGCCGTCCGCGGCGCCCATCGAGCGGCTCGCGAACTTGCAAGAACGGCTCAAATGCGGTACTCAGTGTGGTTCCTGCATACCCGAGCTGCGCCGCCTGATCGCCGAAACCGCGACGGCCGCGGCCCCTCCCCCTCGATGA
- the maiA gene encoding maleylacetoacetate isomerase: protein MKLYSYFRSSAAFRVRIALHLKKLPFDYVPVHLLRDGGQQLTDDYRVLNPDALVPTLVDGDAPLQQSLAIVEYLDEAYPAVPLLPQAPVDRAYVRAIALQVACEIHPLNNLRVLKYLKHTLKVDDDAKDAWYRHWIEDGFKSLEARLSGDPRTGKLCFGDTPTLADLCIVPQVFNAQRFSIGLERFPTIQRIHDHAMTLDAFKATAPAAQPDAE, encoded by the coding sequence ATGAAGCTATATAGCTATTTCCGCAGCTCGGCGGCGTTTCGCGTGCGCATCGCGCTGCACCTGAAGAAACTGCCGTTCGACTACGTGCCCGTGCACCTGCTGCGCGACGGCGGCCAGCAACTGACGGACGACTATCGCGTGCTCAACCCCGACGCGCTCGTGCCGACGCTCGTCGACGGCGATGCGCCGCTGCAGCAGTCGCTCGCGATCGTCGAGTATCTCGACGAAGCGTATCCGGCGGTGCCGCTGCTGCCGCAGGCGCCCGTCGATCGCGCGTACGTGCGCGCGATCGCGCTGCAGGTCGCCTGCGAGATCCATCCGCTCAACAACCTGCGCGTGCTGAAGTATCTGAAGCACACGCTGAAGGTGGACGACGACGCGAAGGACGCGTGGTACCGCCACTGGATCGAGGACGGCTTCAAGTCGCTCGAGGCGCGCCTGTCGGGCGATCCGCGCACGGGCAAGCTGTGCTTCGGCGATACGCCGACGCTTGCCGATCTGTGCATCGTGCCGCAGGTGTTCAACGCGCAGCGCTTCTCGATCGGCCTCGAGCGGTTTCCGACGATTCAGCGCATCCACGATCATGCGATGACGCTCGACGCGTTCAAGGCGACGGCGCCCGCCGCGCAGCCGGACGCCGAGTGA